The following are encoded together in the Chaetodon auriga isolate fChaAug3 chromosome 4, fChaAug3.hap1, whole genome shotgun sequence genome:
- the pane1 gene encoding centromere protein M, with product MSSLKPFSKLPGLNTANILLVESEEQFQQSLAAALVEETAVTVNVRLAKSLPLPMENEESRPRIDLVVFIINLTSELSFQSAEASLKYLDPGYFLGKVCFMVTNARNASVPTVRLDAVRKLAASLHCPLLFAEDQTPDGLTNATERLLTILKVAAGLVPMATALYLSNLTRCTVPTDIDLQNFD from the exons ATGTCGTCATTGAAACCGTTCAGTAAGCTGCCTGGTTTGAACACAGCGAACATCttg ctgGTGGAGAGCGAGGAGCAGTTTCAGCAGAGTTTAGCAGCTGCTCTGGTGGAGGAGACCGCCGTCACGGTGAACGT GAGGCTCGCTAAGAGTCTGCCTCTGCCTATGGAGAATGAAGAGAGTCGGCCGCGGATAGACCTGGTGGTGTTTATCATCAACCTGACCTCAGAGCTCAG TTTCCAGTCAGCAGAAGCTTCCCTGAAATATCTGGACCCTGGATATTTCCTTGGAAAAGTCTGCTTCATGGTCACTAATG CTCGTAACGCTTCGGTCCCCACAGTGCGTCTGGACGCTGTCAGGAAGCTGGCTGCATCCCTCCACTGCCCTTTGCTGTTTGCAGAGGATCAG ACACCGGATGGTTTGACCAACGCTACAGAACGGCTGCTGACAATCCTGAAGGTGGCCGCCGGCCTTGTTCCCATGGCGACTGCTCTCTACCTGTCCAACCTGACTCGCTGTACTGTGCCCACAGACATTGACCTGCAGAACTTCGATTAA